The window GCGTCCGTTTACCACGTTGCTCCTCGCGCGACTGCTGGCCGCGGCGTGGTTGCTCAGGGAACCGTCGCTGGTGGCGATGGCCGTGGCTTGGGTGACCTCCCTCGCGGTCAACGTGCGGTTTCGCGGAACGTACAACGGCGGGAGCGATCACATGCTGATGATTGTGCTCAGCGCCCTGCTGATCGGCCGAGTTGGCGATGCATCCTCCATTGTGGTGCGCGTGGCCGTGGTGTGGATCGGCGTCCAGGCGATCTTCTCATATACGATTGCCGGCGTGGCCAAGCTGCGCGATGCCCAATGGCGCAGCGGGACGGCCTTGCCGGTCCTGCTGGCGATTCCAGCCTATGGCGTCCCGGCGCCGATACGGGCGCTGCTCCAACGTCCCGGCATCGCGCGAGCCGCGACCTGGGGTGTGTTGGTGTTCGAGTGCGGCTTTCCGCTGGTGTTGCTCGGGCCGCGGGCGGCAGCGGTCGGGATCGTCGTGGCCGCGGTGTTCCATATCGCGAATGCGTGGGTCCTCGGGCTAAATCGATTCCTCCTCACCTGGGCAGCGACCTGGCCGGCGTTGGCATACGTCGCGGGGATCACGGGTCGAGGGTAGCGGCATTCGGAAGGTGGCATCGCGGGGAGGTGGCGCCACCTCCCCACAATGCCGGGACTTCATGCCGCGCGAGTGCGCGCTTGCTCGAGGTGGCACAGCGTTCGCCAGAGGCCCTCCAGGCGATCGCTGCGCGAAGGAATGCCTAACGGCCACTGTGCTCGGTACCGATCACAGCTGAAGGAGGGACTACGCCCGATCCGCTGGCGGTGCCTCGATCCCGATCCGCTTCTTTACCAGGTAGATCGGGCGACGCTTGGTCTCCT is drawn from Gemmatimonadota bacterium and contains these coding sequences:
- a CDS encoding HTTM domain-containing protein; its protein translation is MLTLPPEYVALRRVEVLASVAMLIGTMELLAVRAHWGDRGTWRWSILRDELGFARWALATRPFTTLLLARLLAAAWLLREPSLVAMAVAWVTSLAVNVRFRGTYNGGSDHMLMIVLSALLIGRVGDASSIVVRVAVVWIGVQAIFSYTIAGVAKLRDAQWRSGTALPVLLAIPAYGVPAPIRALLQRPGIARAATWGVLVFECGFPLVLLGPRAAAVGIVVAAVFHIANAWVLGLNRFLLTWAATWPALAYVAGITGRG